A window of Moritella sp. Urea-trap-13 contains these coding sequences:
- a CDS encoding GyrI-like domain-containing protein, with protein MPITPLLSPSANQQRSRINDVLNFIHSDISAELPARQLAEIAAYSEQHFHRVFKNVVGESVHQYIRRSRLEFAANQLMFDTSSSVVTVATKSGFASVSSFSRAFKATFAMSPGEWRSKDLATSTPPYLRNPEIAAAYARIQSRVLPRVQLIELPERHVAYVRHQGYDRSIRLAWQTLVAWANVEGRSYQQQFGLHHSNPAFVGLEQCRYVACLAIDKPLLRRGTVNSMVIPGGLHAVFKLTGKYGELLPYLSKIIEQWLPSSGFKMLSTPAYVHYQKNHFLEDDEQFELQFCLPVSTFF; from the coding sequence ATGCCTATAACACCGCTTTTGAGCCCCTCAGCAAATCAGCAGAGATCACGTATCAATGATGTGCTGAACTTTATTCATAGTGATATCAGTGCCGAATTGCCTGCAAGGCAGCTAGCAGAGATAGCCGCTTATTCTGAACAACACTTCCATCGGGTGTTTAAGAATGTCGTCGGTGAATCAGTCCACCAATACATTCGCCGTAGTCGTTTAGAATTTGCGGCTAACCAGTTAATGTTTGATACCAGTAGCTCTGTGGTCACCGTGGCAACTAAATCAGGCTTTGCCTCGGTATCATCTTTCAGCCGGGCATTCAAAGCCACTTTTGCAATGTCACCAGGTGAATGGCGCAGTAAAGACTTAGCCACCAGCACACCACCCTATTTACGTAACCCGGAAATTGCCGCAGCGTATGCACGTATTCAAAGTCGGGTATTACCTCGAGTACAACTGATTGAATTACCAGAAAGGCATGTGGCTTATGTCCGTCACCAAGGTTATGACCGTTCGATTCGCTTAGCTTGGCAAACACTGGTAGCGTGGGCAAATGTAGAAGGGCGAAGTTATCAGCAACAATTCGGCTTGCACCACTCTAACCCTGCGTTTGTCGGTTTAGAACAATGTCGCTATGTGGCTTGCTTAGCCATAGACAAACCCTTGTTACGTCGCGGGACCGTGAATAGCATGGTGATCCCGGGCGGTTTACATGCGGTGTTTAAGCTGACCGGTAAGTATGGTGAATTACTGCCTTATTTAAGTAAGATCATTGAGCAATGGTTACCGTCATCAGGGTTTAAGATGCTATCGACACCAGCCTATGTGCATTACCAGAAGAACCATTTTTTAGAAGATGATGAGCAATTCGAATTACAATTTTGCTTACCAGTATCAACCTTCTTTTAG
- a CDS encoding PLP-dependent aminotransferase family protein encodes MQLAQSLQAIKPSYIREILSVANSADVISLAGGLPDGDHFPLALMEQSIQQLTARAELFQYGSTAGYGPLLTYFRECYQLSDQQEALVCTGSQQGLDLIARAFLDAGDKVVMEAPSYLGALQVFGLAQASIESIQQREDGPDLQELEQCFANKTIKMFYAVPDFHNPTGVCWSLEVRQKVALLCQQYNVALIEDAPYRELRFSGTELPLVSSFCPEHAIVLRSYSKIATPGIRLGLASGPKAWISALERVKQGADLHSSQPMQAVLLDLLQHADFPKHLDGLRQLYRQRYQYLADLLTQQLPENCQFESVEGGMFIWLSLPLDCNVDSLAKDMLAVGVAVVPSSVFYQSAEGTKPAFRLNFTNACNVDLALAVNRLVQVLASVK; translated from the coding sequence ATGCAGTTAGCGCAATCATTACAGGCAATTAAACCATCTTACATCAGAGAAATTTTGAGTGTCGCTAACTCGGCAGACGTCATCTCATTAGCGGGGGGGTTACCTGATGGTGATCACTTTCCATTAGCGCTAATGGAGCAGAGTATTCAGCAATTGACTGCGCGCGCAGAATTATTCCAATACGGCAGTACGGCAGGTTATGGTCCGTTATTAACTTACTTCCGTGAATGTTACCAATTATCTGATCAGCAAGAAGCGTTAGTGTGTACTGGCTCGCAGCAAGGACTGGATTTAATTGCCCGTGCATTTTTAGACGCTGGCGATAAAGTGGTGATGGAAGCGCCTAGCTACTTAGGTGCTCTGCAGGTATTTGGCCTAGCACAAGCGAGCATTGAAAGTATCCAACAGCGCGAAGATGGCCCTGATTTGCAAGAGTTAGAGCAATGCTTTGCCAATAAAACTATTAAGATGTTTTATGCGGTACCTGATTTTCATAATCCAACCGGTGTATGTTGGTCGCTTGAAGTACGTCAAAAAGTCGCGTTATTGTGCCAACAATATAACGTTGCATTGATTGAAGATGCGCCTTACCGTGAACTACGTTTCTCAGGTACTGAGTTACCACTAGTTTCTAGCTTCTGTCCTGAACATGCGATTGTACTGCGTTCATATTCTAAGATCGCTACACCGGGTATTCGTTTAGGATTAGCGAGTGGCCCTAAAGCGTGGATCTCGGCACTAGAGCGAGTAAAACAAGGTGCGGATTTACATTCAAGTCAGCCGATGCAGGCAGTATTACTGGATCTGTTACAGCACGCTGACTTTCCTAAACACTTAGATGGGCTACGTCAGTTATACCGCCAACGCTATCAATATCTAGCGGATTTATTAACCCAACAATTACCTGAAAATTGTCAGTTTGAATCCGTTGAAGGTGGCATGTTCATTTGGCTGTCATTACCACTAGACTGTAACGTCGACTCATTAGCTAAAGACATGCTTGCGGTGGGTGTTGCTGTTGTGCCTAGTTCGGTATTTTATCAATCTGCAGAGGGAACAAAACCTGCATTTAGATTAAACTTTACCAATGCTTGTAATGTAGACCTAGCATTAGCTGTAAATCGCTTGGTACAAGTTCTGGCGAGTGTGAAATGA
- the yegD gene encoding molecular chaperone gives MFVGFDYGTSNCAVGYVNNANPELVSLGQNSSYLASTLYASHRNMIPNWVARNLPDSVAKPNYLQLRRGPIQAGSNLIHEGYEDQLFFGQEALDTYLEDPEDGYYIKSPKSFLGATSLSPAQLALMEDVVTAMICNIKNKAETQLDKQITQVVMGKPVNFQGIRGEESNQQALSVLTTAAQRAGFKDIEFLYEPLAAGFDYEQSLTKEKTVLVVDIGGGTTDCSLLKMGPENYGLSDRFQHVLGYSGERIGGNDFDIHFAQKSLMPLFGLGSDLISGLPMPVKPFWDAVAINDIGSQTDFYSQRSLIGLQGLYKNAEQKELISRLLKVQQQKQTYQVVNLAEQMKKQLSQDSSTIADLSFIENGLTLPLARQALEIANAPQLTKIKALMDETITLAQTTPDVIFVTGGTAKSPIIFQYIQQHYPNCEIIIGDHFGSVTKGLTRWAEKIFA, from the coding sequence ATGTTTGTCGGTTTTGACTACGGTACTTCTAACTGTGCCGTTGGGTATGTTAACAATGCTAATCCTGAACTTGTTTCTCTTGGCCAGAACAGTTCGTATCTCGCATCAACATTGTATGCTTCGCATCGAAATATGATCCCTAACTGGGTCGCGCGTAACTTACCAGACTCAGTAGCAAAACCAAATTATCTGCAATTACGTCGCGGACCAATTCAAGCTGGTAGCAACCTTATTCATGAAGGTTATGAAGACCAGCTGTTCTTTGGCCAAGAAGCACTTGATACCTATTTAGAAGATCCAGAAGATGGCTATTACATTAAGTCGCCAAAATCATTCTTAGGGGCGACAAGTTTAAGCCCTGCACAACTGGCTCTGATGGAAGATGTCGTCACGGCGATGATCTGTAATATTAAAAATAAAGCTGAAACACAGTTAGATAAGCAAATAACCCAAGTTGTGATGGGTAAGCCAGTTAACTTCCAAGGCATCAGAGGCGAAGAAAGTAACCAACAAGCGTTGTCAGTGTTAACCACTGCAGCTCAACGTGCAGGTTTTAAAGATATTGAATTTCTGTATGAACCCCTTGCAGCTGGCTTTGATTACGAACAAAGTCTCACGAAAGAAAAAACCGTGCTTGTGGTTGATATCGGTGGTGGTACTACGGATTGCTCATTACTCAAAATGGGACCGGAAAACTATGGTCTTAGCGATCGTTTCCAGCATGTTTTAGGCTATTCAGGTGAACGTATTGGCGGTAACGATTTTGACATTCATTTTGCACAAAAATCATTAATGCCATTATTTGGTCTAGGCTCTGATCTAATCAGTGGCTTACCTATGCCAGTCAAACCCTTCTGGGATGCTGTTGCGATTAATGATATCGGCAGTCAGACTGACTTTTATAGTCAGCGTAGCCTTATTGGTTTACAAGGTTTATATAAAAACGCCGAACAAAAAGAATTAATTTCTCGTTTACTCAAAGTGCAACAGCAAAAACAAACTTACCAAGTGGTTAATCTTGCAGAGCAGATGAAAAAGCAACTGTCACAAGATAGCAGCACAATTGCAGATTTAAGCTTTATTGAAAATGGTTTAACCTTACCGTTAGCCCGTCAAGCGCTAGAAATTGCAAATGCGCCACAACTAACCAAAATCAAAGCTCTCATGGATGAAACGATCACGCTGGCTCAAACAACACCAGATGTTATCTTTGTCACTGGTGGTACGGCGAAATCGCCAATAATTTTCCAATATATCCAACAGCATTATCCAAATTGTGAAATCATTATTGGTGATCACTTCGGCAGTGTAACTAAAGGTTTAACCCGCTGGGCTGAGAAGATTTTTGCTTAA
- a CDS encoding formate--tetrahydrofolate ligase has product MLSDIEISNQTSPQPIADIANRLGILTHELTAFGDAKAKVDLALLKRLTEKKDGKLIIVTAVTPTPHGEGKTVTTIGLTQGLAHIGKKSCACIRQPSMGPVFGVKGGAAGGGYAQVIPMQEMNLHLTGDIHAVSSAHNLAAAALDARLFHETRLGAVEFTRQSEQVALNIDPQQILWRRVIDHNERSLRHITVGLGPVNGPAHDSGFDITAASELMAILALSHDLTDMRKRIGRLVLALDSSANPITAEDLGVAGAMTAIMVEAIKPTLMQTINGQPCLIHAGPFANIAHGNSSIIADKIALKLADFVVTEAGFGSDMGFEKFCNIKVRESGKKPDAAVLVVTLKALKANSGVESYIESDADINEPDMPRLQAGFANLNWHINNVAKYGVPVVVAINHFPTDTQEELDWLQHAVSKTTAFGCEISQSFSQGASGAEQLAKTVAAATEQARNFKFLYDVNTSIISKLMTLAEVGYGANNVRLTAQATEQMQRFEALGFSDLPLCIAKTPMSISHDPSIKGVPDNFDLPVSELRLNAGAGFITALVGKVMTMPGLNIKPNYHNIDIDDAGNIIGLD; this is encoded by the coding sequence ATGCTCTCAGATATTGAAATTTCAAATCAAACAAGCCCTCAGCCTATCGCTGATATAGCCAATAGACTAGGTATCCTTACTCATGAACTAACAGCGTTCGGTGATGCTAAAGCCAAAGTAGACCTTGCTTTACTTAAGCGCTTAACAGAGAAAAAAGACGGTAAACTAATCATAGTCACAGCGGTTACCCCGACACCACACGGTGAAGGTAAAACCGTCACGACGATTGGCTTAACACAGGGGCTTGCGCACATAGGTAAAAAATCATGTGCTTGTATTCGTCAACCAAGCATGGGACCTGTATTTGGAGTCAAAGGCGGCGCCGCTGGCGGTGGTTACGCGCAAGTGATTCCGATGCAAGAGATGAATTTACACTTAACAGGTGATATTCATGCTGTAAGCAGTGCCCATAACCTCGCCGCTGCAGCGCTGGATGCACGTTTATTTCATGAGACTCGATTAGGCGCAGTTGAATTTACCCGTCAATCCGAGCAGGTAGCCCTTAATATTGACCCACAACAGATCCTTTGGCGTCGGGTAATCGATCATAACGAACGTAGCTTGCGTCATATTACCGTTGGTCTTGGTCCTGTTAATGGACCCGCGCATGACTCTGGCTTTGATATTACTGCTGCATCAGAATTAATGGCGATCTTAGCGTTAAGTCATGATTTAACCGACATGCGCAAACGTATTGGTCGCTTAGTACTTGCGCTTGATTCCTCAGCCAATCCAATTACCGCTGAAGACCTTGGTGTTGCCGGTGCAATGACCGCTATTATGGTCGAAGCAATTAAACCCACATTAATGCAAACGATTAACGGCCAGCCCTGCCTTATTCATGCCGGTCCATTTGCCAATATCGCCCACGGTAACTCATCTATCATCGCAGATAAGATCGCCCTTAAGCTGGCTGATTTTGTCGTTACCGAAGCTGGTTTTGGCTCCGATATGGGCTTTGAAAAATTCTGTAACATTAAAGTCAGAGAGTCAGGTAAAAAACCAGATGCAGCAGTGCTGGTTGTCACGCTAAAAGCACTTAAGGCGAATAGTGGTGTCGAGAGTTATATAGAGAGTGATGCTGATATTAACGAACCTGATATGCCCAGACTACAAGCCGGGTTTGCCAACTTAAATTGGCACATCAATAATGTTGCTAAATACGGTGTGCCTGTTGTTGTCGCCATCAATCACTTCCCTACAGATACCCAAGAAGAACTCGATTGGTTACAACACGCAGTATCTAAAACAACGGCGTTTGGTTGTGAAATCAGTCAGTCATTTTCCCAAGGCGCCAGTGGTGCAGAACAACTTGCAAAAACAGTGGCAGCCGCGACTGAGCAAGCCAGAAATTTCAAATTCCTCTATGATGTAAATACCAGTATTATCAGTAAATTAATGACATTAGCTGAAGTTGGATACGGTGCCAATAACGTTAGACTCACGGCTCAAGCAACTGAGCAAATGCAACGATTCGAGGCACTTGGTTTCTCTGATTTACCACTGTGTATTGCGAAGACGCCGATGTCTATTAGTCATGATCCAAGCATTAAGGGGGTTCCAGACAATTTTGACCTGCCAGTTAGCGAGTTGAGGTTGAATGCTGGTGCAGGTTTTATTACCGCGCTTGTTGGTAAAGTGATGACAATGCCAGGACTGAATATCAAACCAAATTATCATAATATCGATATTGATGACGCTGGCAATATTATTGGATTAGATTAA
- a CDS encoding alpha/beta fold hydrolase, giving the protein MLNTVEIETLDGYQLVASEFKPEFSNGRVVIINGATGVLRKYYQLYAEFLCKQGFTIITYDYRGIGDSKQASVNAKPASMIHWGQLDMDAVLTWTQSHYPRLKIAGVGHSIGGQLLGITPNNNRYESFLNIAAQQIHWKNWGRKDQPLSVLFFYCVLPLFYSANKGLPKWVLGAEYLPKHVIRDWSRFGRKPFYTDDQGNELHDGYHRYTGNMRFYAMADDNRFAPPSCVKALQQHFKNAPSDMIVVDPKQVGVRSIDHFGFFKRSMPESVWQDTSNWLASSS; this is encoded by the coding sequence ATGCTAAATACAGTAGAAATCGAAACTCTTGATGGTTACCAACTTGTCGCGAGTGAGTTTAAACCTGAGTTCAGTAATGGACGCGTAGTGATTATAAATGGTGCGACAGGGGTATTACGTAAGTATTATCAACTTTATGCCGAGTTTTTATGTAAGCAGGGGTTTACCATCATCACTTATGACTATCGTGGTATTGGCGATAGTAAACAAGCGAGTGTGAATGCGAAACCAGCCAGTATGATACATTGGGGTCAGCTGGATATGGATGCGGTGCTGACCTGGACACAAAGCCATTATCCCAGGCTTAAAATAGCAGGCGTTGGCCATTCTATTGGCGGCCAGCTGCTGGGTATTACGCCGAATAATAATCGTTATGAATCATTCCTTAATATTGCCGCACAACAGATCCATTGGAAAAATTGGGGTCGTAAAGATCAGCCATTATCAGTGTTATTCTTTTATTGTGTGCTGCCTTTATTTTACAGTGCTAATAAGGGCTTACCAAAATGGGTGTTAGGTGCTGAATACTTACCCAAGCACGTGATCCGCGATTGGAGTCGTTTTGGCCGAAAACCCTTCTATACTGATGATCAAGGTAACGAGTTACACGATGGTTATCACCGTTATACTGGAAATATGCGTTTTTATGCCATGGCGGATGACAACCGATTTGCACCGCCGAGTTGTGTTAAAGCGCTGCAACAGCATTTTAAAAATGCACCATCAGATATGATAGTGGTGGACCCGAAGCAAGTGGGCGTGAGATCAATAGATCATTTTGGGTTCTTCAAGCGATCTATGCCTGAATCTGTTTGGCAGGATACGTCAAACTGGTTAGCCTCATCTTCATAG
- a CDS encoding DMT family transporter, whose protein sequence is MAQSNIKFHLLVILATTLVAGSFLASAHLAGLVNPFSLTLLRFTGAVSVLLPFILFTKKWRNKVLRTLPRSMVISLFYSLFFICQFEALKITTTLNTGTLYTLVPFITAILCVLVFKDKIKAKQLMIYLLGALGTCWVIFAGDLSRLLDFSLNNGDLLFIAGCLSMCCYSISMKRLYRGDELIVMVFSTLLGGCIWMGAALLISGLPLEWHLIQGESVFYMAYLVIGATLMTVYLYQKTTVALGPTRVMAYIYMNPAVVALLSLSVNGQSISMQVVPGILLSASATFLLQRQANAAKT, encoded by the coding sequence TTGGCACAATCAAATATAAAATTTCATCTTTTAGTGATACTTGCGACTACCTTAGTGGCAGGTTCATTTTTAGCATCTGCTCATCTAGCAGGGCTAGTAAACCCATTCTCTTTAACCTTGCTGCGCTTTACTGGTGCGGTGAGTGTGTTATTACCGTTTATTTTATTCACCAAAAAATGGCGTAATAAGGTGTTAAGAACCTTGCCGCGCTCGATGGTGATTAGTCTATTTTATTCATTGTTTTTTATCTGTCAGTTTGAAGCATTGAAAATAACCACGACGTTGAATACCGGTACCTTATATACCTTGGTGCCATTCATTACCGCTATATTATGCGTATTGGTATTTAAAGATAAAATCAAAGCGAAACAGTTGATGATTTACCTGCTCGGTGCGTTAGGCACTTGCTGGGTTATTTTCGCTGGAGACTTGTCTCGATTACTGGATTTCTCACTTAATAACGGTGATTTATTGTTTATCGCGGGCTGTTTATCTATGTGCTGTTATTCAATTTCGATGAAGCGTTTATACCGTGGTGATGAATTGATTGTCATGGTATTTAGTACCTTACTTGGTGGCTGTATCTGGATGGGAGCAGCGCTATTGATATCTGGATTACCGCTAGAGTGGCATTTGATCCAAGGTGAATCGGTATTTTACATGGCCTATTTAGTGATAGGTGCAACACTGATGACAGTATACTTATATCAAAAAACGACCGTGGCATTGGGGCCGACTCGAGTCATGGCATATATTTATATGAACCCTGCTGTCGTCGCGTTGTTGTCACTGTCGGTGAATGGTCAAAGTATCAGTATGCAAGTGGTCCCCGGCATTTTATTGTCAGCCTCTGCAACCTTTTTATTACAACGACAAGCGAACGCTGCTAAAACCTAG